CCAGCGCGTCACCTCCAAGACGGTCAGCTGCCGATGCGACCGAACCTGCACCGCCCTCCAGGCGCAGGTGCAAGGCTTCGCCATCGTGACAGGCAGCGGTGATCGGTAGGGGTTGCTGCCCCCATTCGGCCAGTTCAGCCAAGGCCTGGTCCACCGCCATTGGCAAGCGCAGGCTGTGGCTGGCGCGTGGTTTGGGCAGCACTTTGAGCGACACATCGACCAGTATCCCGAGGCAGCCGAAGCTGCCGGCCATGAGGCGCGACACATCGTAACCGGCGACGTTTTTCATCACCTCACCACCGAAGCGCAGCAGCTTGCCGTGCCCGGTAATGACCCGGGTACCCAGCACGTAGTCGCGTACCGAACCTGCCCAAGGTCGGCGAGGCCCCGACAGCCCCGCTGCAACCATGCCGCCAAGCGTGGCATGGCCACCCAGGTGCGGGGGTTCGAACGGCATCATCTGGCCTTTGGCTTCCAGCGCTGCCTCGATTTCGACCAGCGGCGTACCGGCCCGCGCGGTGAGTACCAGTTCGGTCGGGTCGTAGCTGACGATGCCTCGATGAACACGGGTATCGAGCACTTCGCCCGTGACGGGGCGGCCCAGCATGGCCTTGCTGTTGCCACCCTGGATCCTTAGCGGGGTGCGCGCGCTCAGCGCCTGATTGACCTGGTCCAGCAGTGCGGTGCTGGCGTCGTGATCGTGTGGCATCAGAAGCGCTCCAGTTCCGGAAACGGTAATTTGCCGTGGTGGATGTGCATCGAGCCGAACTCGGCGCAGCGTTGCAGCGTGGGGATGTTCTTGCCCGGGTTGAGCAGGCCGTGCGGGTCGAAGGCATGCTTGACGGCGTGGAACAAGGTCAACTCGTCGCTGTTGAACTGGGCGCACATCTGGTTGATCTTCTCTCGGCCCACGCCGTGCTCGCCGGTGATGCTGCCGCCGACGGCCACGCACAGTTCAAGGATCTTGCCCCCCAGCGCTTCCGCGCGTTCCAGTTCGCCGGGTTGGTTGGCATCGAACAGGATCAGCGGGTGCATGTTGCCGTCGCCCGCGTGGAACACGTTGGCGACCCGCAGGCCATACTCCGCGCCAAGCGCAGCGATGCCCTTGAGCACCTCAGGCAGTGCTCGCCGTGGGATGGTGCCGTCCATGCAGTAATAGTCCGGGGAAATGCGCCCTACGGCGGGGAAGGCGTTCTTGCGCCCGGCCCAGAACCGCGCGCGCTCGGCCTCGTCGCAGGCCAGGCGCACCTCGGTGGCACCGGCGGCCTTGAGCACAGAGTCGACGCGCTCGCAGTCGTCCCGAACATCCGCTTCCACGCCGTCGAGTTCGCACAGCAGGATGGCGGCTGCCTCTACCGGGTAGCCTGCATGAATGAAATCTTCGGCGGCGCGGATAGACAGGTTGTCCATCATCTCCAGGCCGCCGGGAATGATCCCGGCCGATATGATGTCGGCCACCGCGCGGCCGGCTGTTTCCACCGAGTCGAAGCTGGCCAGCAGCACGCGCGCCACCTGAGGTTTTGGCAGCAGCTTGACGGTGACTTCGGTAACGATGCCAAGCATGCCTTCGGACCCGGTGAACAGCGCCAGCAAGTCAAAACCCGGGGTATCCAGCGCATCGCTGCCCAAGGTCATGAACTCGCCCTCAATGGTAAGGATGTCGACCTTGAGCAGGTTGTGCACTGTCAGCCCGTATTTCAGGCAGTGCACGCCACCGGCGTTTTCAGCGACATTGCCACCGATCGAACAGGCAATTTGCGAGGAAGGATCGGGGGCGTAGTAGAGGCCATGCGGCGCGGCTGCCTGAGAGATGGCCAGGTTACGCACGCCCGGTTGCACCCGAGCGAAGCGCCCTTGCGGGTTCACCTCGAGGATACGGTTGAAGCGGGCCATCACCAGCAAGATACCTTGCTCCAGCGGCAGCGCACCGCCGGAAAGCCCGGTACCTGCACCACGGGCCACCACGGGAACCTTCAGTGCATGGCACAGCCTCAGCAATGCCTGGACCTGATCGATGCGGTGCGGCAGCACGACCAGCAATGGCACCACCCGGTATGCGGACAACCCATCGCATTCGTAAGGTTTGAGGTCTTCCTGTGCGTGGAGGATTTCCAGGTCGGGTATGGCACTGCTCAAATGGTTGAGCAGCGCGCTTTTGTCCACCCGGCCAAGTGCCCCGTCGACGCGCTCGTCGTAGAGAATGTTCATGGTGCTCACGTCTTTCTTGTTTTTGTTTTCAGAGCCACTGCCAAGCTTCCTTTGCGGGCAGTGAAGCTACAGGGCTCCCCAGCTACCTCAAGGATAGCCAGCCTGGCATCAAGCGCCTAAATCACGAACCAGCAGAGCCGTAGCCAACGCCACTGCCAGCAAGGCGATGGCAGCGCCAACCCAGCCCAGTGTAGCCAGGCCCAGATGCTCGATGGTCGCACCGCCTATGGCCGCGCCCACGGCGATCCCGCCGTTGGCGGCGGACACGTTGAGGGTGCCAGCCAATGCTTGCGCCCTGGCCCCCGCGATCATCACCCGCACCTGGCAAACAGGGAAGAGTGCGGTATAGGCAATGCCCCAGGCCGCCAGGGCCACCACCAACAGCCACGTGCTATCGACCGCTGGCGCTGCGCCAGCCATCCCCACGCCGAGGGCGATCAACAACAAGATGGTCGCGCCAAGCGGGCTACGGTCCACCAGCCGGCCACCGACGGCATTGCCGAGCATGCCCACGGCGCCGAAGCCCATCAGCCACCAGCCAACTTGAGCAGCAGGCACGTGTGCAAGCCGTTCAAGGATATCGGCCAGGTAGGTATAGGCCGTGAACATGGCGCTGAACACCACCACGGACAGCAGCACATGCAGCACAAACCCGGGGTCTTTCAGAATCACCGTCTGCCGCTCGCCGGCAGGCCGTTTCGGTACTGTTGGCAGTTGCGGCAGCAGTGCCCACATCAGTAGGGCAATCGCCAGGCAAAGGCCGGAAATGAGCCAGAAGGTGCCGCGCCAGCCAAGGGCATTCGCGGCCAGCGTACCCAGCGGGATCCCGAACACGAAGGCCGCCGTAATGCCCAGATAAACCCGGGCAAC
The genomic region above belongs to Pseudomonas sp. PSKL.D1 and contains:
- the glcE gene encoding glycolate oxidase subunit GlcE; amino-acid sequence: MPHDHDASTALLDQVNQALSARTPLRIQGGNSKAMLGRPVTGEVLDTRVHRGIVSYDPTELVLTARAGTPLVEIEAALEAKGQMMPFEPPHLGGHATLGGMVAAGLSGPRRPWAGSVRDYVLGTRVITGHGKLLRFGGEVMKNVAGYDVSRLMAGSFGCLGILVDVSLKVLPKPRASHSLRLPMAVDQALAELAEWGQQPLPITAACHDGEALHLRLEGGAGSVASAADRLGGDALDSRYWADLREQRLAFFAGDEPLWRLSLPNNCPPLPLPGRQLLDWGGAQRWLKSDASAAQIREVVAKAGGHATLHRLDPAGFHPLAAPLLRYHRNLKQQLDPQGIFNPGRLYADV
- the glcD gene encoding glycolate oxidase subunit GlcD, with amino-acid sequence MNILYDERVDGALGRVDKSALLNHLSSAIPDLEILHAQEDLKPYECDGLSAYRVVPLLVVLPHRIDQVQALLRLCHALKVPVVARGAGTGLSGGALPLEQGILLVMARFNRILEVNPQGRFARVQPGVRNLAISQAAAPHGLYYAPDPSSQIACSIGGNVAENAGGVHCLKYGLTVHNLLKVDILTIEGEFMTLGSDALDTPGFDLLALFTGSEGMLGIVTEVTVKLLPKPQVARVLLASFDSVETAGRAVADIISAGIIPGGLEMMDNLSIRAAEDFIHAGYPVEAAAILLCELDGVEADVRDDCERVDSVLKAAGATEVRLACDEAERARFWAGRKNAFPAVGRISPDYYCMDGTIPRRALPEVLKGIAALGAEYGLRVANVFHAGDGNMHPLILFDANQPGELERAEALGGKILELCVAVGGSITGEHGVGREKINQMCAQFNSDELTLFHAVKHAFDPHGLLNPGKNIPTLQRCAEFGSMHIHHGKLPFPELERF
- a CDS encoding MFS transporter, whose product is MHAATAPIPEATDARANISILMLTLAAFAVLTTEFIILGILPGLAQDLDISIAKAGQLVSVFALTVMLVGPFLTAAISHWDRKKLFIGILIIFAVSNALSALATGFWAMALSRVLAAALLPVFWGTASESAAQLAGKGNEGKAVARVYLGITAAFVFGIPLGTLAANALGWRGTFWLISGLCLAIALLMWALLPQLPTVPKRPAGERQTVILKDPGFVLHVLLSVVVFSAMFTAYTYLADILERLAHVPAAQVGWWLMGFGAVGMLGNAVGGRLVDRSPLGATILLLIALGVGMAGAAPAVDSTWLLVVALAAWGIAYTALFPVCQVRVMIAGARAQALAGTLNVSAANGGIAVGAAIGGATIEHLGLATLGWVGAAIALLAVALATALLVRDLGA